In the genome of Bubalus kerabau isolate K-KA32 ecotype Philippines breed swamp buffalo chromosome 8, PCC_UOA_SB_1v2, whole genome shotgun sequence, one region contains:
- the SSBP1 gene encoding single-stranded DNA-binding protein, mitochondrial isoform X1, which translates to MFRRPVVQKHYAAAAKSLQSCPTPCDPIDGSPPGSPVPGILQVLRQFVRHESEVASSLVLERSLNRVQLLGRVGQDPVMRQVEGKNPVTIFSLATNEMWRSGENETYQMGDVSQKTTWHRISVFRPGLRDVAYQYVKKGSRIYVEGKVDYGEYTDKNNVRRQATTIIADNIIFLSDQMKEKP; encoded by the exons ATGTTTCGAAGACCTGTAGTACAG Aagcactatgctgctgctgctaagtcgcttcagtcatgtccgactccgtgtgaccccatagatggcagcccaccaggctcccccgtccctgggattctccag GTACTTCGTCAATTTGTAAGACATGAGTCTGAAGTAGCTAGCAGTTTGGTTCTCGAAAGAT CTCTGAATCGCGTGCAGTTGCTTGGTCGAGTAGGTCAGGACCCTGTCATGAGACAGGTAGAAGGAAAAAACCCAGTCACAATATTTTCCCTAGCAACAAATGAGATGTGGCGATCAGGGGAAAACGAAACCTACCAAATGG GTGATGTCAGTCAGAAGACAACATGGCATAGAATTTCAGTGTTCCGACCGGGCCTCAGAGATGTGGCGTATCAGTATGTGAAAAAGGG gTCTCGAATTTATGTGGAAGGGAAAGTAGACTATGGTGAATATACGGATAAAAATAATGTCAGACGACAAGCAACAACAATTATAGCTG ATAATATTATATTTCTGAGTGACCAGATGAAAGAGAAGCCGTAG
- the SSBP1 gene encoding single-stranded DNA-binding protein, mitochondrial isoform X2 — MFRRPVVQVLRQFVRHESEVASSLVLERSLNRVQLLGRVGQDPVMRQVEGKNPVTIFSLATNEMWRSGENETYQMGDVSQKTTWHRISVFRPGLRDVAYQYVKKGSRIYVEGKVDYGEYTDKNNVRRQATTIIADNIIFLSDQMKEKP; from the exons ATGTTTCGAAGACCTGTAGTACAG GTACTTCGTCAATTTGTAAGACATGAGTCTGAAGTAGCTAGCAGTTTGGTTCTCGAAAGAT CTCTGAATCGCGTGCAGTTGCTTGGTCGAGTAGGTCAGGACCCTGTCATGAGACAGGTAGAAGGAAAAAACCCAGTCACAATATTTTCCCTAGCAACAAATGAGATGTGGCGATCAGGGGAAAACGAAACCTACCAAATGG GTGATGTCAGTCAGAAGACAACATGGCATAGAATTTCAGTGTTCCGACCGGGCCTCAGAGATGTGGCGTATCAGTATGTGAAAAAGGG gTCTCGAATTTATGTGGAAGGGAAAGTAGACTATGGTGAATATACGGATAAAAATAATGTCAGACGACAAGCAACAACAATTATAGCTG ATAATATTATATTTCTGAGTGACCAGATGAAAGAGAAGCCGTAG
- the SSBP1 gene encoding single-stranded DNA-binding protein, mitochondrial isoform X3: MFRRPVVQKHYAAAAKSLQSCPTPCDPIDGSPPGSPVPGILQVLRQFVRHESEVASSLVLERCDVSQKTTWHRISVFRPGLRDVAYQYVKKGSRIYVEGKVDYGEYTDKNNVRRQATTIIADNIIFLSDQMKEKP, encoded by the exons ATGTTTCGAAGACCTGTAGTACAG Aagcactatgctgctgctgctaagtcgcttcagtcatgtccgactccgtgtgaccccatagatggcagcccaccaggctcccccgtccctgggattctccag GTACTTCGTCAATTTGTAAGACATGAGTCTGAAGTAGCTAGCAGTTTGGTTCTCGAAAGAT GTGATGTCAGTCAGAAGACAACATGGCATAGAATTTCAGTGTTCCGACCGGGCCTCAGAGATGTGGCGTATCAGTATGTGAAAAAGGG gTCTCGAATTTATGTGGAAGGGAAAGTAGACTATGGTGAATATACGGATAAAAATAATGTCAGACGACAAGCAACAACAATTATAGCTG ATAATATTATATTTCTGAGTGACCAGATGAAAGAGAAGCCGTAG